Within the Gemmatimonadaceae bacterium genome, the region AACGCGCGGGTCCGGAAAGTCGTCGCGCACGGCGCGCCGTATGTGACGCCAACGAAGGCCGGCCGGAGCGAAGGCTGCCCGGCAATGGAGCCGGCCCGTGCCCAGAGGCTTCTCCCCAAGCTCGCGAACGGAGCAATGGTTTTCCTTTTTGCGCCGAACGAACAGTGGATGGAGAGCGATCCCTGGGTGACTGCCAGCGCGGAGTAACAATAGCTCAACCCCGGAACTACACAGATCCGAGTGTAGTTCCTGGCGGTTTTTGTTTCTGCTGCGCTGCACTGGCGTTGCCCCCACGACACTGAAGCGGTAGAGTTTGGAAGTCGCCGGTTTGGCGTGGACACTACCTCGCGGAGGACGTCGTTATGCAACGGTTCCCCTCGTTTCAAATCACCGGTTTTGCCCTGTCGGCCCTCGTGCTTGCCGCATGCGCTGACAAGCAGGAGGCTGCCGACACCGACACCGCCGCTGTCGCGGCAGCGGAGACTACCGCAGTCGCCGCACGGTCGCTCTACGATCGCCTCGGTGGGAAAGAGGCAATCACCATAGTGATCGACGACTTCGTTGCCAATGTTGCGGCCGACAAGCGCATCAACGCGCGCTTCGCGAAGACTGACATTCCACATCTCAAGCAGATGCTGGTCGATCAGGTGTGTCAGGCAACCGGTGGTCCATGCACGTACACCGGAAAGAGCATGCGGGATTTACACGCCGGCATGAAGATCACCGAGGCCGAATTCAATGCGCTCGTCGAAGATCTGACGCAGAGTCTCGACAAACACAATGTGGGTCAGCAGGAGAAGACGGAGCTGCTCACGGCGCTCGGCGGGATGAAGGGAGACATCGTCGGCGTATAGCCGACGGTGTCGCCTCGCGACACGGTTGTGATGGCCATCGAGACCGCCCGTCTGCAGATGATTCCGTACACGCCGGAGCAGCTGCTCGCGTTGATCGACGACGTTCCGGAATTCGAGAGGAAGATGGGACTCACGGCCGCAAACGGGCTTCGCGATTTCATCATCTCTGATGAAGTGTCGCCTGCGTGGATCGAGAGCCTTCGCGCGTCCTCGGACCCAGACCCCTGGACGTACGGCTTCGCTGTCGTCGATCGGGAAAGTCGTTCGGTCGTCGGCAGCGCCGGATTCAAGGGTCCGCCCAACGAGGACGGCATGGTCGAGATCGCGTACGGCATCGTGCCGGATTGCGAGGGACGCGGTTACGCCACAGAGGCTGCGGCCGCACTGGTGGACTTCGCGAGCGAGGATAGTCGAGTGCGTCTGATCCGGGCACACACGCTGCCCACGGCCAACGCCTCGACGCGCGTTCTCACGAAATGCGGCTTCGAGCACACCGGCGAAGTCGTCGATCCCGACGATGGACTCGTTTGGCGGTGGGAGCGAGGGAAGGAAGGAACCTGACAGCGCCTACAGTCGAGGCCATCCGCGCAAACCGCGCCCGGCTCGGTGATTTCATAGTCACCACACCTGTCCGGCATCTGGTCGACGACGCCGTCGCGGCTGCTGTGGGCGCATCGACGCAGCTCTGGCTCAAGGAAGAGCTCTTTCAGCGCACGGGGAGCTTCAAGCCGCGCGGTGCTCTCTCGGTGATGCTCGACCTCGACGAAGCAGCGCTCGCGCGTGGAGTTACCGGCGTATCGGCCGGAAATCACGCCATTTCACTCGGCTACTGCACACGCATTCTTGGAAGCACTGCAAAAGTCGTGATGCCAAAAAGCGCCAACGTCTTTCGAGTTCAGTTGTGCAGGGAGCTCGGAGTCGAATTGGAGCTCGTGGACGATGTCACCCAGGCATACGCGCGCGTGAAAGAGATCGAGTCCGCTGAAGGGCGCACGTTCGTGCATCCATACGAGGGGCCGAAGACCGCCCTTGGCACTGCGTCAGTAGGAATGGAGTTCATCGATCAGGTGCGCGCCGCGGGAGCATCTCTCGACGCCGTGATCGTCGCGGCGGGAGGAGGAGGACTCACCGGCGGCGTCGCATGCGCCGTGAAGCAGATGAGTCCTGCTACGGCGGTCTATGTGGTCGAGCCGGAAGGTGCCGACACGATGTACCGCAGCTTCAAGGCAGGCTCGCCTCAGTCGATCGACGCGGTGCGTACGATCGCTGACTCACTCGGCGCACCCCGGTGCGAACCTTATTCCTTCGAACTCAACCGTCAGTTCGTCGACGAGGTGGTGCTGGTGAGCGACGATCAGATCCGGGACGCGATGCGACTGCTCTTTCGATCGGCGAAGCTTGCGGTCGAGCCGGCGGGAGCCGCAGCTCTTGCAGCTCTGATGTATCCGCTCCGCTCACGTCTGGAAGGCAGGAATGTCGGCATCGTGGTGTGCGGCGCGAACATCGACGCCGAATCCTTTGCGAAACAT harbors:
- a CDS encoding GNAT family N-acetyltransferase, which gives rise to MSPRDTVVMAIETARLQMIPYTPEQLLALIDDVPEFERKMGLTAANGLRDFIISDEVSPAWIESLRASSDPDPWTYGFAVVDRESRSVVGSAGFKGPPNEDGMVEIAYGIVPDCEGRGYATEAAAALVDFASEDSRVRLIRAHTLPTANASTRVLTKCGFEHTGEVVDPDDGLVWRWERGKEGT
- a CDS encoding pyridoxal-phosphate dependent enzyme produces the protein MGAREGRNLTAPTVEAIRANRARLGDFIVTTPVRHLVDDAVAAAVGASTQLWLKEELFQRTGSFKPRGALSVMLDLDEAALARGVTGVSAGNHAISLGYCTRILGSTAKVVMPKSANVFRVQLCRELGVELELVDDVTQAYARVKEIESAEGRTFVHPYEGPKTALGTASVGMEFIDQVRAAGASLDAVIVAAGGGGLTGGVACAVKQMSPATAVYVVEPEGADTMYRSFKAGSPQSIDAVRTIADSLGAPRCEPYSFELNRQFVDEVVLVSDDQIRDAMRLLFRSAKLAVEPAGAAALAALMYPLRSRLEGRNVGIVVCGANIDAESFAKHLLAN
- a CDS encoding group 1 truncated hemoglobin, with protein sequence MQRFPSFQITGFALSALVLAACADKQEAADTDTAAVAAAETTAVAARSLYDRLGGKEAITIVIDDFVANVAADKRINARFAKTDIPHLKQMLVDQVCQATGGPCTYTGKSMRDLHAGMKITEAEFNALVEDLTQSLDKHNVGQQEKTELLTALGGMKGDIVGV